A window of the Zootoca vivipara chromosome 14, rZooViv1.1, whole genome shotgun sequence genome harbors these coding sequences:
- the NPTN gene encoding neuroplastin isoform X2, with translation MLLRSSGPLPAALSLLLAAAGSLFTTPADAQNAGFVKSPMSETKLTGDAFELYCDVVGNPTPEIQWWYAEVNRAESFKQLWDGARKRRVTINTAYGVNGVSVLRITRLILEDSGTYECRASNDPRRNDLRQNPAITWIRAQATISVLQKPRINASNDTIIVPHSTPPITLQCNLTTFPSPLTDSYWVKNGVEISDTRENTDSTQYRIPKPRADDSGEYLCVFVFAGSPVANATIEVKAAPDITGHKRSENKNEGQEALMYCKSVGFPYPEWTWYKKNNGFSEPIKNVTGRFFITNKDNYTELVIVNLQIDEDPGVYECNATNSIGWKAEETILRVRSHLAPLWPFLGILAEIIILVVIIVVYEKRKRPDEVPDDDEPAGPMKTNSTNNHKDKNLRQRNTN, from the exons CTGGGTTTGTCAAGTCGCCCATGTCAGAAACTAAACTCACGGGGGACGCCTTTGAGCTGTACTGTGACGTGGTTGGGAATCCCACTCCAGAGATCCAGTGGTGGTATGCTGAAGTCAACCGGGCTGAATCTTTCAAACAGCTATGGGATGGTGCTCGAAAGCGCCGTGTCACCATTAACACTGCCTACGGGGTGAATGGCGTGAGCGTGCTGAGAATTACTCGCCTTATCTTGGAAGACTCTGGGACTTATGAGTGCAGGGCGAGCAACGATCCCAGAAGGAATGACTTGAGGCAAAATCCTGCCATAACGTGGATACGAGCCCAGGCTACCATAAGCGTCCTTCAGA AGCCCAGGATCAATGCCAGTAATGATACAATCATCGTTCCACATTCCACACCTCCCATCACACTACAGTGCAACCTCACAACATTTCCCAGCCCTCTCACTGACAGCTATTGGGTGAAAAATGGTGTAGAGATTTCGGATACTAGAGAGAACACAGATAGTACCCAGTACAG aatTCCAAAGCCCAGAGCAGATGATTCAGgggaatatttgtgtgtgttcgTATTTGCGGGTTCCCCTGTAGCAAATGCCACTATAGAGGTGAAAG CTGCTCCTGATATTACTGGGCACAAACGAAGTGAAAACAAGAATGAAGGACAGGAAGCACTGATGTATTGCAAGTCTGTAGGCTTCCCATACCCTGAATGGACATGGTATAAGAAGAATAATGGCTTTTCTGAG CCCATCAAAAACGTTACTGGCCGCTTCTTCATTACCAATAAAGATAACTACACTGAGCTGGTCATAGTGAACCTGCAGATCGATGAGGATCCTGGCGTGTATGAATGCAATGCAACCAACTCGATTGGCTGGAAGGCTGAAGAAACCATCCTACGTGTTCGCAGTCACCTGGCACCTCTGTGGCCCTTCTTGGGGATTCTGGCGGAGATTATAATTCTTGTTGTTATCATTGTGGTTTATGAGAAGAGGAAGCGGCCAGATGAGGTCCCTGACG ATGATGAACCAGCTGGGCCAAT GAAAACCAACTCCACAAACAACCATAAAGACAAAAATCTACGCCAGAGaaacacaaattaa